The Neodiprion lecontei isolate iyNeoLeco1 chromosome 6, iyNeoLeco1.1, whole genome shotgun sequence sequence GGATTCCATTTGCAAGCAGCTATCATATTCCATTGGAAATGTTATTTTAGTCGTTCGCCGTAAGATCGTCTAGCTTTGAAACTTCAAGGTTCGCCGATTAGCGCGGCAGAAATGATGAACAAGTAAATGCTTCTAAtgtaaatacaaaaataagcAGATACAAAAAGCAACTCGACCCGAGTCGATAGTTATGGTAGAATACGACGATAAGAAGATGCGAAATCGCACTAACGAAATGCCGATTGATGTTCCAGCGGTTGTTATTGTTACGTGAGGAAAGTCGCAAATAAAAAGCCGCCACCATGGACGCGATTAAGAAGAAGATGCAAGCGATGAAGCTTGAGAAGGACAACGCGCAGGACAAAGCCGACACCTGCGAGGGACAGGCCAAAGAGGCAAACCTCCGCGCGGACAAAGTCCTCGAGGAAGTCAACGACCTGCAAAAGAAGCTGCAGCAGGTCGAGGCCGACCTTGTAGCCAACAAGCAGAACTTGGAGCAGGCTAACAAGGATCTTGAGGAGCGTGAAAAGTCCCTCACCAACGTAAGTTTACACCTCTACACGTTCATGGGGCTTTCTTCATTGACTTATTGTTATGCCTTTGTAGCCGTAACTTTGTTCAAGTTTCTTGGAGTTTTTTCAACCGAGGATTGCGAAAAGATCGTGTTGTTttagcaaattcaaaaacctaggatttctgtttttttcaacccttagAAATATCCAGTTGAAGATGTGATATTAGCAATTATTTAACTACTTCCTCCGAAACTCTCATCGAGTAATaatctttgaaaatgaaaaaggaaaggaTGTTTCGCTTTAATGGAATGGAACACGTATAATATTGTCAAGTGATCCACGGAAAAATGGCCCAATTGATAGAGAAATCACCATATATGTGAGACAACGTGGCCGATGATTCCGAAGGTGATTCCGTCTATTGAAACTGTGACTGTCGATTTCAGGCTGAGTCCGAGGTGGCTGCTTTGAACAGGAAAGTCCAGCTGATTGAAGAGGACTTGGAACGCTCTGAGGAGCGTCTGGGTACCGCGACGACGAAACTGACCGAAGCTTCCCAGGCGGCTGATGAGTCGAGCCGGTAATTGCAGCTAAAATCTAAGTTAAATTCTCGTGATTCAATGGGTCACGGCTAAACTCATCGACTGGTCTCGCGTTCCTCGTTTCAGTATGTGCAAAGTATTGGAGAACCGCAGTCAGCAGGATGAGGAGAGGATGGACCAGCTCACGAACCAGCTGAAGGAGGCTCGTCTCCTTGCTGAGGACGCTGACGGAAAGTCCGACGAGGTATCCCGCAAGCTGGCCTTCGTTGAAGACGAGCTTGAGGTAGCCGAGGACCGTGTCAAGTCCGGAGAAGCGTAAGTACAACGTAAACAGAGTAATGTTTTATACCCGGGGAACCGGGTGACTTCCGACGGGATAGTTTTGGAAACTTATTTAATACCGACGTGTAATTATAACATGTTTTTATTCACAGCAAGATCATGGAGCTTGAGGAGGAACTCAAGGTTGTCGGCAACAGCTTGAAATCCTTGGAAGTGTCCGAAGAAAAGGTAACTACTAACACTGTGAAGCGGTCGAGGGCTgcagtttctttcttttctcgtttcaAAGCGATCCTTATCTCTCAAAATTTATGCCACGAGTCGTGACCAAAGTGTAACTCGTTTATTGACAGGCCAACCAACGAGTCGAGGAATTCAAGCGCCAGCTCAAGACCTTGACTGTCAAGCTAAAGGAGGCCGAAGCTCGTGCAGAATTCGCCGAGAAGACCGTCAAGAAGCTCCAGA is a genomic window containing:
- the LOC107227863 gene encoding tropomyosin-1 isoform X2; the encoded protein is MDAIKKKMQAMKLEKDNAQDKADTCEGQAKEANLRADKVLEEVNDLQKKLQQVEADLVANKQNLEQANKDLEEREKSLTNAESEVAALNRKVQLIEEDLERSEERLGTATTKLTEASQAADESSRMCKVLENRSQQDEERMDQLTNQLKEARLLAEDADGKSDEVSRKLAFVEDELEVAEDRVKSGEAKIMELEEELKVVGNSLKSLEVSEEKANQRVEEFKRQLKTLTVKLKEAEARAEFAEKTVKKLQKEVDRLEDDLFHEKEKHKAICDDLDSTFAELSAY
- the LOC107227863 gene encoding tropomyosin-1 isoform X1, producing MDAIKKKMQAMKLEKDNAQDKADTCEGQAKEANLRADKVLEEVNDLQKKLQQVEADLVANKQNLEQANKDLEEREKSLTNAESEVAALNRKVQLIEEDLERSEERLGTATTKLTEASQAADESSRMCKVLENRSQQDEERMDQLTNQLKEARLLAEDADGKSDEVSRKLAFVEDELEVAEDRVKSGEAKIMELEEELKVVGNSLKSLEVSEEKANQRVEEFKRQLKTLTVKLKEAEARAEFAEKTVKKLQKEVDRLEDELGINKDRYKSLADEMDSTFAELAGY